In Meleagris gallopavo isolate NT-WF06-2002-E0010 breed Aviagen turkey brand Nicholas breeding stock chromosome 3, Turkey_5.1, whole genome shotgun sequence, one DNA window encodes the following:
- the PRDM14 gene encoding PR domain zinc finger protein 14 translates to MAVLRVAYGDVWHLGVFCTAPIPKGVRFGPFQGKVVNTTEIKTYDDNSLMWEVFEYGQLSHFIDGKGTAGNWMSLVNCARFPEEQNLTALQCQGQIFYETCREIAPKEELLVWYGDCYVQFLGIPICLKGMPEAGRPPQHPEGENMAAPRGSPESRSDPHWRERRDSATALPNACRTAPGEPRPGLLWGGHPGAQSAAPPLPARFA, encoded by the exons ATGGCCGTGCTGCGCGTGGCCTACGGGGACGTTTGGCACCTCGGGGTGTTCTGCACCGCCCCCATCCCCAAAGGAGTCCGTTTCGGCCCGTTCCAAGGCAAAGTGGTCAACACCACCGAGATCAAGACTTACGACGACAACTCGCTGATGTGGGAG GTCTTTGAGTACGGACAGCTGAGCCACTTCATCGACGGGAAGGGCACGGCCGGCAACTGGATGTCTCTGGTGAACTGCGCCCGCTTCCCCGAGGAGCAGAACCTGACGGCGCTGCAGTGCCAGGGGCAGATCTTTTACGAGACCTGCCGGGAGATTGCGCCCAAGGAGGAGCTACTGGTGTGGTACGGGGATTGCTACGTGCAGTTCCTCGGCATCCCCATCTGCCTGAAGGGCATGCCGGAGGCGGGGCGGCCCCCGCAACATCCCGAAGGTGAGAACATGGCAGCGCCTCGGGGATCACCCGAATCGCGCTCGGACCCGCACTGGCGGGAGCGAAGGGACTCCGCCACCGCCCTTCCTAACGCGTGTCGGACGGCTCCGGGGGAGCCCCGGCCCGGGCTGCTCTGGGGCGGCCATCCCGGAGCCCAAAGTGCCGCTCCCCCTCTGCCAGCCCGCTTTGCGTAG